In Bacillota bacterium, a genomic segment contains:
- a CDS encoding type II toxin-antitoxin system HicB family antitoxin: MKARFKVLLEWNEQGGGYTVTVPALPGCLSEGDTVEEALGNIREAIEGYLEALRKQGRAVPAEDVHLLIGEVEVAV; encoded by the coding sequence TTGAAGGCGAGATTCAAGGTTCTGTTGGAATGGAACGAACAAGGCGGAGGTTACACGGTAACTGTGCCCGCGCTGCCGGGGTGCCTGTCGGAAGGGGACACGGTTGAGGAGGCGCTTGGCAACATTCGGGAAGCTATTGAGGGTTATCTCGAGGCGCTTAGGAAGCAGGGTAGGGCCGTACCTGCGGAAGACGTGCACCTGCTGATAGGCGAGGTGGAGGTTGCGGTATGA